The Actinomycetota bacterium genome contains the following window.
GTCCTGACGTCGCCATACACGTTCGAAGTCGCAGCGACGCCCCGATCATCTTCGTCGACGGCGACCCGAAGAAGGTCGACGTCACCGCCGACGCCGTCCCCGACGCCGTTCACGTCAGCTGGGACGAGTTGTCGTCACAGCTGCGCTGATCGTTCGTTCGCGCTGTACGCCTGCGCGATGGCCGGTCAGCCGCACGTCCGAAGCGAGCGACGGCGGGCGCAAGCCGTGGGAAGCAGTCAGACCGCACTCGGCGTCGTCGAGGCCCGCCCTCAGCGTCGGGGGGCCCGCGCGAGCAGATCGGCGAGGAGCGTCGAGCCTTCGCCGAGGACCTCGGCCATGACCTCGCCGGTGTGCTCACCGAGGTCCGGAGCCGGTCGCGGCGTTCCGCCGGCGCGCAACGGCCCCCGCACGACCCGGTACGGCGCGCCGTCCATCGCGACGTCGGCCACGATCCCGCGGTCGCGGACGTAGGGGGCGTCCAGCGCTGCGAGGACGGTGTTGACCGGTGCGCTCGGCACGCCGACCGCTTGCAGGCGGCTGAGGGCCTCGTCCCTGGTCAGGGTCGCGAGCTGGCGTGCGACCGCTTCGTCGACCTGCTGACGTGCGGCAGCCCGCTGCTCGTTGCTGCGCAGGTCGTCGCGGCTGGCGACGCTGTCCAGGTCGAGCGCTCGACACAGCAGCGGCCAGAACTTGTCGCCGATGACGGCCACGGTGATCCATCCGTCCGCTGTGGGGTACGCCCCGTACGGGACGACCGAGTGGTGCCCGGAACCCACCCGCGGCGGTTCGTCGCCGGTTACGGCAGCGGCCGTCGCGACGTAGGACAGCAGCGTCATCGCCGCATCCAGGAGCGGTACCTCGACGTGTCGCCCGCGACCGTCGCGGAGTCGAGCCGCGTACCCGGCGGTCGCGCCGAGCGCAGCCCACAGACCGGTCGCCAGGTCACCGACGGGCACGCCGGCACGCACCGGTGGTCTGCCGGGTTCACCGGTGACGGACATGATCCCGCTCTCCGCCTGGACGGTCAGATCGAGCGCCGGGGACGACGCACGCTCGGAGTCGCGCGCGTAGCCCGAGACGGTGACCACGGTCAGCTGGGGGTGGGCCTGGTGCAGGGTGCCGGGATCGCAGCCGAGGTCTCGCGCCGCGTCGGGACGGAAGTTCTCCACCACGATGTCCGCGGTCGCCAGCAACGCGTCCAGCGCTGCCCGGCCCGATGAGTCTGCGAGGTCCAGCACCACGCCCCGCTTCCCGGTGTTGAGCGCCGAGAAGTACAGCGATCGTCCGTCGACGTACGGGCCGATCCCCCGAGCTGCGTCACCGCGGGGGTGCTCGACCTTGATCACGTCCGCACCCATCTCGGCCAGGACCTGTGCGGCGAACGGACCGGCCAGGACCCGGGACAGATCCACCACCCGGACGCCGGTCAGCAACCCTTGCCTACGCGCGGGCGCGCCGGTGGCCTGACCGTCTCGGCGATCGTGAACAACGGGTCCACGGCCGCGATCTCGTCGCGTCACGCGCTCGACTCGTCCTGCCGGAGTGGCACGGCGGTGAAGTCCTTGCGGACCGTGGCGCCTTCGACGTCCTGCGCCAGTTCGATGACCGCTTCCAGCTGTGGCCGGACGTGCTCCGCGGGGACGGTGAACCCGCACTCGTTGCAGCGCAGCGCCGGGACCTCGTCGGCGAGCACACGACCGGTGGGGACGGGGATCTCGAACCGGGCGCGCACGTAGTCGGTTGTCGCGCCGCAGCGAGGGCAGTCGGGTGCCATGGCCACATCATGGCCGCCGCGGCACGACCGGTCCACCGCTACAGGTCGAACTGCAGGACAGTGCCGGCCTCCAAGTCGTGGAGCTCACCGTTGATCCCGATGGGGATGGCCGGCGCGCCGGTCTGGCGGCTGGCGACCCGCAGTCGCTCGGGCGTGATCGTGACCTCCAGGCGGTGACCGCGGTAGTGCAGCGTGAACGCCAGCCGCGACAGCTCCTTGGGCAGCGCCGGGTCGAACCACAACGCGTCCTCGCGCGTCACGAACCCGCCGTACGCCCGCTGGGCCAGGTCGACCGTCCCCGCCATCGC
Protein-coding sequences here:
- a CDS encoding CoA transferase; translation: MVDLSRVLAGPFAAQVLAEMGADVIKVEHPRGDAARGIGPYVDGRSLYFSALNTGKRGVVLDLADSSGRAALDALLATADIVVENFRPDAARDLGCDPGTLHQAHPQLTVVTVSGYARDSERASSPALDLTVQAESGIMSVTGEPGRPPVRAGVPVGDLATGLWAALGATAGYAARLRDGRGRHVEVPLLDAAMTLLSYVATAAAVTGDEPPRVGSGHHSVVPYGAYPTADGWITVAVIGDKFWPLLCRALDLDSVASRDDLRSNEQRAAARQQVDEAVARQLATLTRDEALSRLQAVGVPSAPVNTVLAALDAPYVRDRGIVADVAMDGAPYRVVRGPLRAGGTPRPAPDLGEHTGEVMAEVLGEGSTLLADLLARAPRR